GGTTAAGCTTTGATGGTGTAGAAGATTTCTGCAAAGAATCAAAGCATCGACTAGTTGAACTTCCTATGGTAATGACACTATTTCATGGCTCTTTTTCTTTGGATAGTTACAAATGCAGAGCACTGCTTTCGGGATGAATATCATATTCTTGAATATGCTATTTGAACCCTCACTAAATTAAAACGGGGATTTCTGGTCATTTGGAAGAGAACCAATTATCAGAAATCAATTTGTAATACAAGCTAAATATTCTTTATATCTCCCTTGTGTTTCAATGTGCTGGTGATTCATAGAGAAAAAGtgtatttattttctgaattatgCAGTCAGGACATCACGTTCAGGAGGACAGTGGTGAAGAATTAGGTCAACTCATTGCTGGAATTGTTGGAAAAAGAAGATTGTCATAAGATCTAAGCTCTGGATTGAATGGGTAGTCCATCTGTCAATATTTATATTTCAGCGTGTTTGTTAATTGTACAACATGATGTATATCTAATATTGTGATACTGCATGACATAACAACAGAAAcgctaaaattttcattttaagcTGCTTGACAGCTTTTTATTTTCAGCAACTGTTTCAGACAGAAATAACTACAGGGTGAAAATCTTAAGTTACTCTGTCTGTCTGAACTATTCTATTTGTTTTTATACATAATTGGAGTTTATAAAAATTGACAATGTCCCTCTGTTATCATGAGCACTTGAAGTCGATAAGAATTATCTCAGCCTTCCAACTTCAGCTTGAAGACATAAAAGAATAACTGTAATTAGTGTCTCTCAGTTTTTAAGTCTGAAGATGCATCCCTTCAGTCACCTTTTTTGTTTCACAGGCTGCCGAAAGGGATCGACCCAACATTGGTCTTCTCTGACAGCATTTTTCCATCTATTCTTGAATCTTTCTAATTCGACAAGAGATTGTTTCCGCACCTGCAAAACGACTCTAGGTGTATCATAACATGGAACGGAACTTGGGGATACTAATTAGTGGTGTGTTTAGCTTCATATGCAATTCAACGTTAGAAGATTGTCTTATTGTGTTGTGTCTGTGGTGTAGATACACTAAGATATGCATGTTACAAAGACATTGGTAACTGCAAGGGAAGCAACTAAGaggattttttttaagaaaaagttaatgGAACTTACAGCATTTCTTGCATCAGACAGATGAGATTCTGGCCGTCCCTGCAATGATATTTCAGTTAATTCATTCTATTCAAGCAGTTAATTGTTGAAAGCTAGTTATTTTTAGCACATACCATTTGGCCTTTCTTTGGTGAGCTTTCCTGGTTAGGAGTTTGCCCTTGTGCTAAGCCACTCCTCTACATAGAAAATCAATTGTTAGAACTTACTGAAAAGGGAGGAGATGGAAACAATGAGGAGATGGAAACAATCTTCTACACCACCGTCTGTTAGAATTTATTCAATTGTCTACTGCAAGTTTAGTCCCTTCGGTTTTGGCTGGACATACCTCATTTTCTGCACCACCTAGTGTTGGAAGACCATAGTGAACCAAATATTCTGAGTCAACAACCCCAACATTTGTGGTTCGGTTCCCCTATCAGAAGCAGTTACTCATCAAACAGGAagtagacttttttttagttCTATTGATGACaataacttttgaaaaaaagtaaaTGCTGGAAGAGGATATGAAACCTGTGCACAATATCCAAGCTGAAAGTCCACCCCCCATGCATGAACGAAGTCATTCTGTAAGCAGCGGGAATGCCAAACTCACCAAattaaataagattttttttgtaCTACTAGTCTGTTAGATTCATTACACCTGAAACCATACCTGAATTATGTACCAGGCACAGCGCCACGATGCCTTTGAAAAAACCGGAGCCATCATTTCCACAAATCTGCATGTGCATTACATTTCTCTCAGGAACTTAGAATTCAGAGATGGATAGGAAATATGTAACTGAGACACAATTCTTTCTGGCTATAATTTTACCCAGTGCATGGAGGTTCAGTACTGTCTTCGTAGCACCTCCTTCCTGGACCCCTTGGGTTAATTGTCCTCCTGTTTCAACCATAAGAATTTTAGTGTTTGCAATATTTACAAGACAGCCTTTCAAGAAGATCAACTTATTACTGATAAATCTGTCAGTGATCATGAGTAATACCTGTGCACCCTTGACACCTTTTCTCGTGCTGTAAGTTCGTGATGAATTTCTGATATATCTGCATCAATTGCTGGCTGTGATATGTGAAGACCTTCTTCTTTTATTATTGATAAATATCTGCAGTTGAGATCCAGGGTGGAGTTTATTTTCTGTGTAACATCAATGCTAATTACCTTCTTACTATGAAGATGATATAATGTATCTTTCTATGGGCTTAGCCCTATATCAGTGATAATTACCGTCCAGCATTGAAATTTTGAACTCCAAGATCTTCATCCCACAGGAATATGTAGGCATACTCTGCAACAATATCTGGGTGTAAGAACCTCTTGGCAAACCACCTAAAATAACAAGAGAATAAAGAGTCAGCTAATGCTTTTATCAACACACCAGTGGTGGATCCAATTAGGGGTTCACAAGTTCGGTAGAACCTAGTGCTTTAGAGTGAAGGTTATCTAGATATATAtcggtgtgtgtgtgtggaaaaaAAGTATGGATGGATTTAGGTTTACATTAAGTACACACACTCAACTAAGAACCTAAATTCTGGATCCGGCGCTGGACACGTATCTTGATTGCAGTATGTAAAAACTCATACCATTTAGTTTGATTAATAGCAGAAATGTGAATAGCAGTGCTACTCCATTCTAGATCTTTCCATTCATCCACGACGCCATCATAATGAAAAAGCATAATGACAAAATCAGTCTCTGGAAACTGCAAATGAGATAGAGAAGTTGTTTTACTCATCAAATGCTGGGATGAGAATTGTGTAAATGGGGATAAATTATGGCCTCTCACCTTCTTTACAATGTCATTTACATTCTTTTTCTGCTTAATTCCAACTGCCATAGCTAGTAAGCTCATCGGTGATTTTGATT
The window above is part of the Lycium ferocissimum isolate CSIRO_LF1 unplaced genomic scaffold, AGI_CSIRO_Lferr_CH_V1 ctg9298, whole genome shotgun sequence genome. Proteins encoded here:
- the LOC132046076 gene encoding uncharacterized protein LOC132046076, with the protein product MALNSDTKRKKSLVCTWLISCVLLLSAAFLIGSAFVITECKEKILGWQLVEAFTMTKPKMCEDECRPEGSETLPRGIVAKTSDLDMHPLWGPPNKRKSKSPMSLLAMAVGIKQKKNVNDIVKKFPETDFVIMLFHYDGVVDEWKDLEWSSTAIHISAINQTKWWFAKRFLHPDIVAEYAYIFLWDEDLGVQNFNAGRYLSIIKEEGLHISQPAIDADISEIHHELTAREKVSRVHRRTINPRGPGRRCYEDSTEPPCTGFVEMMAPVFSKASWRCAWYIIQNDFVHAWGVDFQLGYCAQGNRTTNVGVVDSEYLVHYGLPTLGGAENERSGLAQGQTPNQESSPKKGQMGRPESHLSDARNAVRKQSLVELERFKNRWKNAVREDQCWVDPFRQPVKQKR